In the genome of Phlebotomus papatasi isolate M1 chromosome 2, Ppap_2.1, whole genome shotgun sequence, one region contains:
- the LOC129802413 gene encoding uncharacterized protein LOC129802413 isoform X1, whose translation MMSPETLNVLAIVHVVSAFFVEEFTGENVGEESTEENNSTVCDFLTAAPEDLPRQGLDMDTITIIWYFSTFVALVAFFVVMACSDNYCGRPRKPEEPPRSAPPTPAPSYREFAPPSYDSVMKRYKNRVFIVPVSESSTETQVTQVQEVVVHPPEQPTTSTSSDSAESPEMQVERF comes from the exons ATGATGTCTCCCGAAACGCTCAATG TGCTCGCGATCGTTCACGTGGTGTCAGCTTTCTTCGTGGAAGAATTCACCGGCGAAAATGTTGGTGAGGAATCGACGGAggaaaataattcaacggtTTGTGATTTCCTAA CTGCAGCGCCTGAAGATCTGCCAAGGCAGGGATTAGACATGGATACCATTACGATTATCTGGTACTTCTCGACATTTGTAGCTCTAGTGGCATTCTTCGTGGTGATGGCTTGTTCGGACAACTACTGTGGACGACCAAGGAAACCTGAAGAGCCCCCACGATCAGCTCCACCAACTCCTGCACCCTCCTACCGAGAATTTGCACCCCCAAGTTATGATTCTGTGATGAAACGTTACAAAAATCGCGTATTTATTGTGCCAGTGAGTGAATCAAGTACAGAAACCCAAGTAACTCAAGTGCAGGAAGTTGTAGTTCATCCACCTGAACAACCTACCACCAGTACTTCATCCGATTCAGCAGAATCGCCAGAGATGCAAGTGGAAAGGTTTTAG
- the LOC129802413 gene encoding uncharacterized protein LOC129802413 isoform X2, whose translation MMSPETLNVLAIVHVVSAFFVEEFTGENVGEESTEENNSTVCDFLTPEDLPRQGLDMDTITIIWYFSTFVALVAFFVVMACSDNYCGRPRKPEEPPRSAPPTPAPSYREFAPPSYDSVMKRYKNRVFIVPVSESSTETQVTQVQEVVVHPPEQPTTSTSSDSAESPEMQVERF comes from the exons ATGATGTCTCCCGAAACGCTCAATG TGCTCGCGATCGTTCACGTGGTGTCAGCTTTCTTCGTGGAAGAATTCACCGGCGAAAATGTTGGTGAGGAATCGACGGAggaaaataattcaacggtTTGTGATTTCCTAA CGCCTGAAGATCTGCCAAGGCAGGGATTAGACATGGATACCATTACGATTATCTGGTACTTCTCGACATTTGTAGCTCTAGTGGCATTCTTCGTGGTGATGGCTTGTTCGGACAACTACTGTGGACGACCAAGGAAACCTGAAGAGCCCCCACGATCAGCTCCACCAACTCCTGCACCCTCCTACCGAGAATTTGCACCCCCAAGTTATGATTCTGTGATGAAACGTTACAAAAATCGCGTATTTATTGTGCCAGTGAGTGAATCAAGTACAGAAACCCAAGTAACTCAAGTGCAGGAAGTTGTAGTTCATCCACCTGAACAACCTACCACCAGTACTTCATCCGATTCAGCAGAATCGCCAGAGATGCAAGTGGAAAGGTTTTAG